AAATGAACACATTCAACGTCGGGACTTTCCGCCTCAGGTTTTACCGTAAAAAGATTCGCTCAAGGTCATTCCAGAACGCAAAAATCATGACGCCCACTAATAACACGAGGCCTGCCTGTTGTGCTACTTCTCTTTGGCGTTCACCGAGGGGCTTCCTGAGGATGGCCTCAATCAGGAAAAATAACAGATGGCCGCCGTCGAGAATGGGAATAGGGAGCAAGTTAAGGACGCCCAGATTGATGCTGAGAATGGCGATGAGAAAGACCACACTCGAGGCCCCTTGCGCAGCGGCTTCTCCGGAAATATTCGCGATCGTCAGCGGTCCTCCGATATTTTTACTGGAGATGTCCCCCACGATCATCTTGTAGAGACCGATGGCCGTCAGCTCGGTCCAGCCCCACGTGGCTCCCAAGCCGTCATAGAGTGACAACAGCGGGGTGCTGGAGCGCATGATCGAACGGCCGGGTCCTGAAATGCCGATCTTGCCAACCTCGACCGATTGGCCATTGACCATGGTCTTCTCGGCAGAGGGCGTCACGGTCAGTGGAATCCGCTGTCCTTCCCGCAGAACCTCGATCTTGAGTGGGTGGCTGGGGTTTTCTTTCACTATACCGGTCATCTGTGACCAGGTATGGATCGTGTGGCCCTCGATGTTGGCGACATGGTCACCTGCCTGTAGCCCGGCTTTGGCTGCTGGAGAGCCTTGCATGACGGAAGTCACAAGGGGAGGTGTTTCTTCGACGCCTAAGTAATAGGCGGGCTCTTGTGTCGAGGCCTGTGGTCCAGGGGCAGTGGTGGGCGTCACCGACAGTGTTTTGACCTGGCCGTCTCGTTTAATCTCAAGCGTCAGCGCCTGGCCCTTACTTTTCGCCACAGCGTCGAATAGTTCCGTCCTGGTCGAGATCTCCTGTCCGTTGACTCGGCTGATATGGTCGCCGATCTGGATGCCGGCCGTGTCGGCTGGAGAGCCGGGGACCATCGCTTCGACATCGGGATTCAAGTCTTGGAACGTGGGAACGAATAGTGGCGCCCCGGTGGCGAGCCATCCCGCAAAAATAAAATAGGCCAGAATAAAGTTAAATCCAGGCCCTGCGGCGACGATCAGGACTTTCCCCCAGAGGCCTTGGTGCGCAAAGGACCTGGTCCGATCCTCTGGCGTGGTGGCCTCGGTTTCATCTTCGCCGAACAGCTTGACGTAGCCACCCAGTGGGATGGCTGAGAGAAGATATTCGGTTTCGCCCATTTGGCGGCCGAAAATCTTCGGTCCGAATCCCAGAGAGAATTTGAGGACCTTGACGCCGACCCAGCGAGCGGCCAGGAAATGCCCGAGTTCATGGAACGCGACGAGCACGCCGAGGACGACCAGGAACCACCAGGCCTTCTGCAAAAGCAACCAGAGGGTATCGGGGGACCAGGTGAATGCCATGAACACGGTGTATGCTCCTTCGTGTGAAACTAGCGTGCCAATGCGACGACCAATGACTCTGCCTTCTCTCGGGCCCAGCGATCTGCCTCTAGGGCCTCTTCCAGCGTATCCACTTCTTTGGGGCTATGGGCGCTCATCGTGCTGCGAATAATGTCTACAATATCGGTAAACCGAACGCCCCCATTCAGGAACGCCTCAACCGCCACTTCGTTGGCGGCATTCATCGTGGCCGGCATCGTTCCGCCGATCCGCAGCGATTCAAATCCAAGGTCTAAACAGGGAAACCGGTCGTGATCCGGTTTGCAGAACGTCAACTTTCCGATCTCCGTCAGATCCAGTGACGGGAGGTCCAGCGGCAGGCGCCCTGGGTATCGCATCGCATAGGATATAGGCGTTCGCATATCCGGTAATCCCAACTGCGCAATCATCGAACGATCTTCATACTCTACCAGAGAATGGATGATGCTTTCCCGATGGATCATCACTTCGATTTGCGACTCCGGGATGTCGAAGAGCCAGCGGGCTTCCACGACTTCAAGTCCCTTATTCATGAGGGTGGCAGAATCGATGGTGATTTTGGCGCCCATTTTCCAATTGGGATGCTGGAGCGCCCGTTCGGGGGTCACATCGCGCAGCTCGTCCTTCGTCAGAGTCCAGAGGGCCCCTCCGGACGCCGTTAAGATGAGGCGGCGGACATCTTCTTTGCGATGGCCTTCTAACGACTGAAAGATGGCGCTATGCTCGCTGTCGACCGGGAAAATGCGGACACCGTGCCGCCGCGCCTCGTCCTGCATCAGTTTTCCCGCCATGACCATCGGCTCTTTATTGGCCAAGGCAATTTGTTTTCCGCTCCGGATCGCGGCCAGGGTGGGGACAAGACCGGCGCCACCGACGATGGCTGAGATGACGAGCTCAGCTTCTGGCGCAGAGGCGACCTGAATCAAACCTTCTTGACCGTCAAGGATTTCAACGGGCAATCCTGCGCAGCGCTGCCGGAGCCTGGCGGCTGCGGCGGCATTCGAGAGGGCCACGACGCGGGGCTTGTAACGGCGGATCTGCTCTTCGAGTTTTTCATCATTGCTTCCCGCAGTCAGTCCTGCCACACGGAACTCTTCCGGGAACCGGTCCACGATATCTAAGGTGCTGGTGCCGATCGACCCAGTCGATCCGAGAATGACGATTGTTTTCATAGCTGATCCCTCACTCGATGACTCGTAGGCGGCTTACCATCGTTATATAGTAGTAGAAGGCAGGGGCGGTGAACAAGAGACTATCCAGCCGGTCGAGCATGCCGCCATGTCCTGGCAGAATTCCTCCGGAGTCTTTGATGCCGACGCTTCGTTTCATGGCCGATTCGGTCAGGTCACCCCACAGACCTGTGATGGTCAGCAGGGTGGCCAAGACGAGACAGTCGAGGCCAGACAACTCAGGGAGAAACCACCAACGAACCGCATACGCGGCGAGTATCGCACCAATCAACCCGCCGACCAAGCCTTCGTAGGTTTTTTTTGGACTGATTGTGGGCGCCAAGCGATGTTGTCCGTAGAGGGTGCCGACATAGTAGGCTCCGGTGTCGGACGCCCAGGTAACCAAGAGAAGAAAAAAGATGAGCCATTCGCCGAGAGGCAGCAGTCTCGTCATCGAGAGCGGGCCAAGCGTGAGGCCCAGGTAGAGTACGCCGAACAAGGTCATGGCGCCGTTCTTCAGGCTCTGTTCGAGGGGCGCGCGACTGAATAGCGGAACGGAAATAATGCCGATCAATGTCGCGAGAAGGCTCGGTACGATGATGCCTGGCTGGTGTGCGCCGAGAATCACCGCGGCGAATCCTGTCAGGCCGATTCCTATCAGCCAGGAGTGACTGTGGTCGCTGAAACATAATCGATAGAATTCGAAGAGCGCGAGCGCACCGGCCAGTACCACGACGCCTGAAAATGCGAGGGGTGGGAGGTACCGAATGACGGCATACAAAAGTGGCGCGAGGACCAGGACGGTATAGATCCGGCGGGGGTCAAACCGAGGCGCTGCAGAGGGTGTTGGGCTTGCCGGCTGTTGGCCGGCGGTGTTGGCTTGCTGCATGTGGACGTTTACATCGGCCACTATGAAGAAATGGTGCTGAGCACGCGACCGAATCGCCGCTCGCGGCGCTGGTATTCCAGCAAGGCCAGCAAGAGTTCGCGGCGACGGAAGTCGGGCCAGAGAGTTGGCGTGAAGTAGAGCTCGGTGTAGGCCAGCTGCCAGAGGAGGAAATTGCTGATTCGCGTTTCGCCGCTCGTGCGAATTAACAGGTCAGGATCGGGCAGGTCGTGGGTGTAGAGGTGTTGTTGGATTCGTGACTCATCGACCTCGTTCGGTTGCAGTTTCCCGTCTTGTGCCTCACGCAGAAGCTCCCGCACCGCATCGACAATCTCGGTCCGGCCACCATAACTGAGGGCGACGGTCAGATGCAGTTTGTCGAGATGGGCAGTTTCTTGTTCGGCGGCCCGGACCCATTGGAGGGCGGAGGCCGGGAGGGCGTCGAGTCGGCCGATGGTCCGGAACCGGACACCCTGTTCAATGAGCTTCGTTCGCTCCGTCGACAAGTAGTATTCGAGCAAGCCCATGAGCGAGGAGATTTCCTGCGCAGGACGATTCCAGTTTTCCTGTGAAAACGCGTAGATGGTCAGGGCGTGGATGCCAAGCTCCAGGCAGACGGTGATCATTTCCCGAACGGACTGAATCCCTTCCCGATGACCGGCGATGCGAGGAAGGGTGCGGAGTTCTGCCCAGCGGCCGTTGCCATCCATGATAATGGCCACGTGTTTGGGTAAGAGGTCTGACTCGAGTTTTGTGGCCAGCTCTTCGTTGGATAACTGGTCCATAGCCGATGATTCGTTCGTGCTCATGCGATGTAGCTCGTCACGATCCTTAATCTTGGGTGAAAACTTATGGCAGGCGAGCAAAGTCTACTGGCGAGGGGGAGTAAAGTCAAACGAATTTTCGTAAAAGTCCTGTAAAAGCGACAAGTTGGACGATTCTGCATTGCGCCTGCGGAAATGATTCGGCTATACTCCAGCGTCCATTCGTATGCCAACCGTCGTGGGGATTCTCAAACCATGGGTGAACTTGTTCAGTTAGCCTCCTTTGGTCTGACCGAAAGTGAAGTGTTCTCGGCGCTCGGACGGGTCAAAGTCCGTGATGTCGACTATGCCGATCTGTATTTTGAGTCTTGTGTCTCCGAGTCCGTCTCGATGGAAGAGTCCCTCGTCAAACGTGCCACGAAGAATGTGTCGCAGGGTGTGGGGGTGCGTGCCACGGCGGGCGAAAAAACCGGCTTTGCCTATTCCGATGAACTGACGAAAAAGGATCTCGAGCTGGCGGCCGATACGGCGCGCTACATTGCCAATTCGCCAAGCGGGGCCCAGGCAGTTTCAGTACCTGTCCGCCAACGTCCAACACGAGACCTTTACCCGGTTGAACGGGCACAGGCCGAAGTGGCGACAGCCGATCGCGTGTCTCTCTTGAATGCCATCGATGCCGAGGCGCGCCGCTATGACCCGCGCATCAAGAATGTGATGGCCTCGTTTAACACGGAGTATAAGGTGGTCGTAGTCGCGACCTCCGATGGCACGTTGATCGGAGATGTGCAGCCGCTTTCACGGTTGCAAGTCACCTGTATCGCCGAAGAGAACGGGCAACGCCAAGCCGGCTCGTTCGGCGGGGGGGGGCGTGTCGGATTTGAGTTCTACCACGAGGGCGATCGGCATCTGCGGTTTGCTCGTGAAGCGGCTCGTGAAGCCATTCTCAATCTTTCTGCTGTCGAGGCGCCAGCCGGTGTCATGCCGGTCGTGCTGGGGGGAGGTTGGCCGGGGATTCTGTTGCACGAAGCCATCGGCCATGGTCTGGAAGCGGACTTCAATCGTAAGAAAACCTCAGCCTTTTCGAACCTCCTCGGTAAACGAGTGGCCTCCGATATCTGCACGATTGTCGATGATGGAACCTTGCCGGGCCGTCGGGGCTCGCTCAATATGGATGATGAGGGGACCCCGACCGGTCGCACGGTACTCATTGAGAACGGGATCTTGCGCGGCTATATCACCGACAAACTTAATGCGCGGCTGATGGGCATTCCTCTGACCGGCAACGGACGGCGCGAGAGTTATCAAAGTGTGGTCTTGCCGCGAATGACCAATACGTTCATGTTAGCCGGAACGTCGGATCCTGAGGACATCATTCGCTCGGTCGATCGCGGCCTCTATGCCGTGTCGTTCGGTGGCGGGCAGGTGGATATCACCAACGGAAAGTTCGTATTTTCAGCCAGCGAAGCCTACTTGATTGAAGGTGGGAAGATTACGAGACCGGTCAAGGGCGCCACATTGATCGGCAGCGGACCGGAGATTCTCACCAAGGTTTCGATGGTCGGGCACGATCTCAAGCTCGACGAGGGCATCGGCACATGCGGCAAGGAAGGGCAGTCCGTTCCAGTGGGTGTCGGTCTGCCGACCATTCGAATCGATGAGATCACCGTGGGCGGGACGCAGCGATGAACCAGCCGATACAACAGCGGGATGGGTATAGTCAGCTCGCCATGGATCTTTTGGCGAAGGCAAAGGCTAGTGGCGCGACGGAAGCGGACATCATTATTGCCGACGGTGAAACGTTTTCAGTTCAGGTCCGGCTGGGTGCCGTCGATCGTCTCACGAAAGCGCGGGAGAAGCATCTCGGGCTACGTGTCTTTGTCGGGAAACGCTCTGCCAGTACCTCAACGTCAGATTTTTCAGCAGATTCCTTGAATCAACTCGTGGCCGAAACCTGTATTTTGGCGAAGGCCGTCGTGGAAGATCCGGTATCCGGGTTGCCGGCTGCGGATCGTATGGCAGGCGAGCGGCCGGATTTAGATCTCTACGATCCAACCAGGCTCAATACGGAGCAGCAGATCGATTTAGCGAAGAGGGTGGAGGCTGCCGCCATGTCTTCGGACGAGCGGGTGACAAACTCTGAAGGGGGCGACTTCGATTCCTCCTCTGGGCGCGTGGTCTTGGGCAATAGTCATGGCTTCCTGGGCGAGTATCAAAGTTCCAGCTTTTCAATGGCGGCATCGCCTGTTGCGACCGATCCGGAGACCGGGGCCATGCAGCGGGATTCCTGGTATGCCGTGCAGCGGAAGTTTGCCAAATTGGATTCCCCTGAAGCGGTGGGACTGGAAGCGGCGCGGCGGACGGTCAGAAAACTCGGGGCGAGGAAGGTGGCGACTCAACGGGCTCCTGTCATTTTCGATGCTGAGATGGCCGGAAGCCTCATGGGGAATCTCTGCAGCGCGGTGTCCGGCTACTCGCTCTATAAAGGGGCTTCGTTTCTGGCAGGGCAATTGGACAAGCCTCTGGCTCCTGAGTATGTGACGGTTTATGACGACGGGCGAGTGGTCGGAGGACTGGGCTCTCGGCCGTTCGACGGCGAAGGCCTCCCGACCAGAAAAACGACCGTGGTGGAGCGAGGGGTCTTGAAAAGCTACTTGCTCGATACCTATTCCGGACGGAAGCTTGGTATGGCCTCGACCGGCAACGCCTCCCGCAGCGTCGGTGAAAATCCGTCGGTCGGTCCGACGAATTTTTATCTCGCGCCCGGGACGAAGACGGCACAAGAGATAATCAAGACGGTGAAGCAGGGGCTCTATGTCACGGACCTCATTGGTTTTGGCATCAATATGGTGACCGGCGATTACTCACGGGGCGCTGCCGGGTTCTGGATCGAGGGGGGCGAGTTGGCGTACCCTGTCGAAGAGATTACGATTGCAGGTAACTTACAAGAGATGTTCGCCGGAATCGAGATGATCGGTAACGATCTCGTGTTCCGTGGGCGCATTGCCAGTCCGACGATCAAGATCGGTGAAATGACGATCGCCGGGAGTTGAGACCGGAGGAAGGAGCGACACGATGCGACAGGTATGGGCGTTGATGGTTCTTGTGCTGCTTCCGGCTCCTGGTTTTGCCGCAGATTTTCGGGTGACGAGCCCCACGATCAAAGAGCAGGGCAGCATCGGCAACGAACATGTCTTTAACGGCTTCGGTTGCACCGGCAGCAATGTGTCGCCGGAATTGAAGTGGGAGCAGGCGCCGAAGGATGCGAAAAGCTTTGCCGTGACGGTCTATGATCCTGACGCTCCGACGGGAAGCGGTTGGTGGCATTGGGTGATCTTCAACATTCCTCCCAGCATCACGTCCCTCCCGGCCGGTGCAGGCCAATCAAACGGTAGCAGCGCACCGCAGGGCGCAGTTCAGAGTATCACCGATTTCGGTCAGCCGGGGTACGGCGGTCCCTGCCCTCCTCAAGGCGATAAGCCGCATCGGTATATTGTTACGGTCTATGCGTTGAAAGTGGATCAGCTCCCGCTCAAGAAAGAGGCGTCCGGTGCGATGGTGGGGTACTATCTGAATCAGAATGCGTTAGGAAAAGCCTCCCTCACCGTCACCTATGGACGATGAGTTTTCATACAACCGGTCGCCTGAAACAGTGACTAAAGGAACCACGCACCATGCCGCTTGATACCGAACTTGGAAAGACCATGCTCCAGTTGATTACGTCGAGATACGACGACCGGCATTGGCGCAAGAAGATCGAAAAGACGCTGGGCCTGCCGCAGTCAGGCGTCGGGGATCCTGCGCAACAGCAGATCTTTATGTATCTCAAGATCGGGCTCAAGGCCTACAAATCGCGCCGCGCCGATCCGGATTCCTGGATCGTCGGAGGATATGCGACGAAAGAGATCATCGACCGAGCGAAGTTCCAGCCCCAGGTGGTCGGTCCCGATATTACGAAGGATGAGGTTTCGTTTCTTGGCACCGATCCAGGGAAAGAGATCGATGAAGCCTGGTGGGACGAGATGGTTGTGTCCTGGTTCGATGTGCCGGAAGAAGAACAACCGGCAGAATTGGACGGGGAGTCAGAGCCGGATTCCGAGTCTGCAACTTCTGCAAAGGCTGAAAAGGCGTAACCTCGTCACAGGGCCCGGTTCCAAGAGGGTGCTGCTCGCGGTTCGTCCCGCTTATCAGAACAGTTCCATCTGCGTCGGTTGAGGTTGCTCGGCTTCAAGCACGGGAGCTGCTGGCGGAGTGGCCTCTGTCGGTTCGACCGGCGTTGCATGACGGTCCAGAAATTCTCTTAGTTTCTTGAAGTCCTCACGAAGCGGTTCGAGCATGCTGCTTTGGTGCAAGGCCGCTGCCGGGTGCAGCAGGGGGAAGAGCACAAAGTCTTTCATGTAGAACGCCTGCCCGCGAACCTTCGTGATTCCCACCTTTCGTTCCAGCAATGTTTGCGTCGCCCAATTTCCCAACGTGCATACGAGAGTAGGACGGATCATGGCGATCTGTTGCAGCAGAAACGGTTTGCACGTCTCGACCTCATCCGGTTCCGGGTCTCGGTTGTTCGGGGGGCGGCACTTGATCACGTTCGCGATGTAGATGTCACTCCGTGACAGTCCCGCCGATTCCAGGAGCTCGTTTAAGAGTTTTCCTGCAGCCCCGACGAACGGTTCCCCCTGCTGGTCCTCATAGAAGCCAGGCGCTTCCCCGACGAACATCACAGTCGCATGCGGATTTCCCACACCGAATACGACCTGGCGCCGGCCGAGTTTTGCCAGTTTGCACAGCTGGCAATTATGGAGAGATTTCGCCAGCTCTTGAAGGGGTGTCGTGGTCATGATGGAATGGAGCCATGAGGAATATGGCCGATATCTTAGGAAGCTGTGCCAATCTTGTCAATGTGAGTGAGGGGGCGAGAGCGGCAACATGAACGATGCGACCTGCCTGTGCGAAGCCGCTTCGGCGAAGGCAGGGAACGAAGCCGGAGGCCTTTTTCACCATCCGTCTACTCGACTCGGTAGCCTTTGGCCGCCAAGCAAGTATCCCTCATCGCATTGATCGTCGAGATCCCGTGCAGGGCGCGGGCATGGTCGCTCGGGCTTTGGGGGCCTCCGCTGAACGGGAAGGGGGTACTCTGGTTATAGAACTGGTTTTCGTTCGCTAGCCTCGCCTTGTACTCGCACTCCATATAATCCCGTTCCAGATCTCGCTGACTCAGCCCCTGCGGATTGCCTCCACGCGTGGAGGAACCGGGTGCGCATCCGGCGAACGTCAGCACAATGACTGCTAGCAAGGCGCGTTTCACCAACGGCTGTCTCATCCTCATAGACCTACCATTGGATAGTGCCATCGTCAAGCGGACCTATTGGCGCGCGATGGCATCGGCGCAATGGTTGCCACTGACGATCGCGCTTTCGAGGTTGGGCGGCCATCCGGTATCGGTCCAGGCCCCAGCCACGAGCAAGTTGGCGATCGGACTCCGTTGGATGGGCCGATGCAGTTTCGTGCCGGGCCTGAGTGAGAGGATGGCGTTGGGCATCGTTCGGCGGTGGATCGGTCCGAGCCTGCATCCGGGACGGAGAAGTTCCAACGATCTGAGCATGTCAGGAATGAGTCCATCAAGGTTGGAGTCCGATCGAGTCTGCGCAAGTTGATGGTCGGTTGTGAGCAGGGAGAAGCCTGTGCGGTCTGGCGTTGCCGCTGTGACGAGTAGCGAGTGAAACGCGGTATCGCCTAAGAGGATGAGGCGAGGAGTGGCGCAGGGTTGCTCTGCTTGCAGATGTAAGAGGGTGCCGTCTTGCGACACCAATTCCGCAAGCTGCTGAAAGTAGGCATAGCGGGTCAGCCATCGTTCCGGAAGTAACGGCGTGAGTTGCTGCGGAGGCAGGGCGGCGATATACCAATCGGCCTGCAGCAGTGACCCATTCCTCAACAGGACTCCCGTGATGTGATCTCGCTCATAGCGGAACTGCGCCGAGTCGGTATTGCGTAAGATGGTCGCTCCGCCCGCCGTCAGTCTCTCGGTGATGGGTCGTATCAGGCAGGTTTGCAGCGAGTCCTGGACAACCGAGATGCGGCTATCGTGACGAGTGCTTAGGAACAAGGGCCGCAGCGATGCGATGAAGGCATCGGCGGACAGAGCAGAGAGTTCATTGCCAGTCAGCCAGCGCGCGAGAGGATTCCAGACGACACGGCGCGTCTGCGCGCTTTGTCCTATTGACGCAAGCCATTCGTCGGCGGTGCGCTGTTCCAGGTCGGCAGGCAGGCGTTCATCGCCTTCCCAGAGCCGTTCCAATCGGGATACCAATCGCCACCGTTCCGTCCAGGGGAGGCCTGTAAACCTCAGCAGGCTGACCCAGGTATGTAGGGGGGCGGGGAACCAGGCATGTGGATAACGGGCGATGGCATTCTCGTTGAGGCGAAATTCCAGAGAGATGTCTCGCTGTGTCGGCTGCTGGAGATTGGCATGGAGTGAGCCTAGTAAGGCCTTTGTTGCGTGATGGCAACCGAGGATTGTGAGCGGTTCAGGGCTGTCGTCCGCAGGCGTACCAGTGGTGGCACCCGCCAAGAGTGGCTGAGGGTCGACGATCGTGACTCGATAGCCCTGGCGGATGAGACGATAGGCGGCGGTGAGCCCGGCCGGGCCTCCACCAAGAATCACGACGGACTGAGCGTGCGTGGGCGTCACAAGAATTTTGAGCGGAGCCAGACTCCGGCGGCAAGGGCCAGCCGATGATTGGTTGAGAGTCGGACGCGAGGACCGAAAATCCGATGTCCTGGATCCTCGATTTTTTTCAGGATGCGGAAATAGACGGCACGCATGATTTCCGAGACGGTCAATGCGCGCCGGTCATGTGTCGGCAGGGCTTCGAACGCCGCCTGTGCCTTGGCGTAATACTCATGGGCTCGTGCGGCTTCGAAGCGAAGCAACTTTCGGAGTTCTTCACTCTCCTGACGCTGGAGGATCATCTGCTCGGTGCATCCGAATTTTATGAGATCTTCCTGCGGTAGGTAGATGCGGCCCTGGGCTGCGTCGGTTTCGATGTCCCGTAGAATGTTCGTCAGTTGGAATGCCATGCCGAGAGAGACGGCATAGTCTTGGGCCCTGGCTGAGGTCGGCCCGAAAATATGCAGGCAGATGAGTCCGACCACCGATGCGACTCGATAGCAGTAGAGCGAGAGATCTTGAAACGACGCGTATCGTGCCGCCGAGAGGTCCATGCCCACGCCCTTAATCAGCTCCTCGAAATAGGCCTGTGGGATCGATAGCTGTTTCACATGGGTGGCCAGGCTGATGGTGACCGGGAAGGTCGGTGTGCCTTGATAGGCCGCCTCCAGCTCGTTCCACCACCGCTGCAACTCATCCTGGGGATTGCTGCCTGTCGGGGGCTCATCGACCGCGTTATCGACTTCCTTGCAGAAGGCGTAGACGGTGTACATCGCTGCGCGCCTGGCTCGTGGGAGGAAGAGGAATGAATAATAGAAATTACTCCCGCTCTTCTTGGTGAGAGTCGTGCAGTAGGCTTGCGCGTCGGTCGAAGAGAGTATGGTCATGGCATTAGTGCTGAGGTTGTGGCTCCAGGCGACTGGCCATGGAGTCGTGCATGGGGTACTGGTCTGATGGATGGAAGATGGCGGCCAATAGTTCAATCCCGTCAATCAGGCGAGGGCCAGGCCGGCTAAAATACGAGGACGCGTCGACCAGGAATGTCTGTTCCCTCAGTGTTGAGGGGATGGGCCATTGACCAGGTTGCAGCATAAGCTGGGATAGTTCAGTACGTGTCCGTTCAACTGAGAAGCCGCAGGGCATGACGATGAGCACGTCCGGAGACGCGGCGACGATGTCGTCCCACGTCACAACGCGAGAAGGGGTGCCAGGCTGGGCCAGGACATCCTGTCCGCCTGCAAGTTGAACCATCTCAGGAACCCAATGACCTGCGACATATAGCGGAGAGAGCCATTCGATACAGACCACGCGAGGGCGATGCGAGAGATTCTGGACGCGAGTGCGAACGGCTTCGAGTCGCTCGCGTAACTGCGACGCGAGACGATGGCCCTCTGCCGACCGGCCTGCCGCGTCGCCGATCCGCACGACATCATCGATTACATCGTGAATCGTACCGGGGTTCAATGTCAGGACGGTCGGTTGGTGAGGCATGGCTCGAATGGCCTCATGCAGTTGATCCGGCGTGACGGCACAGACATGACAGAGGTCTTGGGATAGGATCAGATCGGGGCGCGAGTGGCACAAGCGGTCATGGTTTAGCCGATAGAGCCGCTGGCCGGAGGCCACGAACTGCGCGACTTGTCGATCGATCTCAGCGCTGGTCAGCCCATGAGGAGGGATCATCGGCTCAACCATGATGGGCACGCTCCCGACCGATGGCGGGTAGTCGCACTCATGACTGATTCCAACGAGTTCCTCGCTCAGACCGAGCGCGGCAATCACTTCGGTAGCACTGGGAAGCAGCGAGCAGATTCTCATATCACTCGGTTCTTATGGGGCGGGCCATAACCGCTCACGGAGTTCGCTGAGGCGAACCTGTGTGAGACTTGGGGTTATGGCATGGGCTTCATGCAGATCTTGGATCGTGTGCGTGTTCGCCACGGCGAGGACCTTCATCCCGGCGGTTTTCGCGCCGCGCAGGCCGGGGATGGAATCCTCGATGACCAAACAAGATCCTGGGGCGATGGTCTGCTTCGGGTCTTGTCGATTCAAGGCGTCGAGGGCATGGAGAAACGGCTCCGGATCGGGTTTTCCCTTGGTGACGTCTTCGGCGCCAGTGATGTGGAGAAATTCTTTACGAAGCCCGGCCTGTTCAAGGATGAATTCAATCTCATGGCGGAGGGCGCCGGATGCAATGGCTAAGGGGTACGTCGCAGCGGCCTCCTGCACAAATTCCCGCACACCTGGAAAAATGACCAGATGTCCCTTCACCGACTCCAGATAGGCCAGGGCTTTCCGTTGCATCAATGTCGTGATGGCCGCGAGATCGGTGGAGCGCTGATGTGCGGTGAGTGCCGCGAGAAAGCAGCCTCGATCGTCGTAGCCAAGGTAGTTGGCGTAGTAGTCGGACTCAGTCAGGCCGATGCCGATTTCAGC
Above is a genomic segment from Nitrospirota bacterium containing:
- a CDS encoding isoprenyl transferase, with amino-acid sequence MSTNESSAMDQLSNEELATKLESDLLPKHVAIIMDGNGRWAELRTLPRIAGHREGIQSVREMITVCLELGIHALTIYAFSQENWNRPAQEISSLMGLLEYYLSTERTKLIEQGVRFRTIGRLDALPASALQWVRAAEQETAHLDKLHLTVALSYGGRTEIVDAVRELLREAQDGKLQPNEVDESRIQQHLYTHDLPDPDLLIRTSGETRISNFLLWQLAYTELYFTPTLWPDFRRRELLLALLEYQRRERRFGRVLSTISS
- the tldD gene encoding metalloprotease TldD, coding for MGELVQLASFGLTESEVFSALGRVKVRDVDYADLYFESCVSESVSMEESLVKRATKNVSQGVGVRATAGEKTGFAYSDELTKKDLELAADTARYIANSPSGAQAVSVPVRQRPTRDLYPVERAQAEVATADRVSLLNAIDAEARRYDPRIKNVMASFNTEYKVVVVATSDGTLIGDVQPLSRLQVTCIAEENGQRQAGSFGGGGRVGFEFYHEGDRHLRFAREAAREAILNLSAVEAPAGVMPVVLGGGWPGILLHEAIGHGLEADFNRKKTSAFSNLLGKRVASDICTIVDDGTLPGRRGSLNMDDEGTPTGRTVLIENGILRGYITDKLNARLMGIPLTGNGRRESYQSVVLPRMTNTFMLAGTSDPEDIIRSVDRGLYAVSFGGGQVDITNGKFVFSASEAYLIEGGKITRPVKGATLIGSGPEILTKVSMVGHDLKLDEGIGTCGKEGQSVPVGVGLPTIRIDEITVGGTQR
- a CDS encoding metallopeptidase TldD-related protein, which codes for MNQPIQQRDGYSQLAMDLLAKAKASGATEADIIIADGETFSVQVRLGAVDRLTKAREKHLGLRVFVGKRSASTSTSDFSADSLNQLVAETCILAKAVVEDPVSGLPAADRMAGERPDLDLYDPTRLNTEQQIDLAKRVEAAAMSSDERVTNSEGGDFDSSSGRVVLGNSHGFLGEYQSSSFSMAASPVATDPETGAMQRDSWYAVQRKFAKLDSPEAVGLEAARRTVRKLGARKVATQRAPVIFDAEMAGSLMGNLCSAVSGYSLYKGASFLAGQLDKPLAPEYVTVYDDGRVVGGLGSRPFDGEGLPTRKTTVVERGVLKSYLLDTYSGRKLGMASTGNASRSVGENPSVGPTNFYLAPGTKTAQEIIKTVKQGLYVTDLIGFGINMVTGDYSRGAAGFWIEGGELAYPVEEITIAGNLQEMFAGIEMIGNDLVFRGRIASPTIKIGEMTIAGS
- a CDS encoding phosphatidate cytidylyltransferase, with amino-acid sequence MADVNVHMQQANTAGQQPASPTPSAAPRFDPRRIYTVLVLAPLLYAVIRYLPPLAFSGVVVLAGALALFEFYRLCFSDHSHSWLIGIGLTGFAAVILGAHQPGIIVPSLLATLIGIISVPLFSRAPLEQSLKNGAMTLFGVLYLGLTLGPLSMTRLLPLGEWLIFFLLLVTWASDTGAYYVGTLYGQHRLAPTISPKKTYEGLVGGLIGAILAAYAVRWWFLPELSGLDCLVLATLLTITGLWGDLTESAMKRSVGIKDSGGILPGHGGMLDRLDSLLFTAPAFYYYITMVSRLRVIE
- the rseP gene encoding RIP metalloprotease RseP is translated as MAFTWSPDTLWLLLQKAWWFLVVLGVLVAFHELGHFLAARWVGVKVLKFSLGFGPKIFGRQMGETEYLLSAIPLGGYVKLFGEDETEATTPEDRTRSFAHQGLWGKVLIVAAGPGFNFILAYFIFAGWLATGAPLFVPTFQDLNPDVEAMVPGSPADTAGIQIGDHISRVNGQEISTRTELFDAVAKSKGQALTLEIKRDGQVKTLSVTPTTAPGPQASTQEPAYYLGVEETPPLVTSVMQGSPAAKAGLQAGDHVANIEGHTIHTWSQMTGIVKENPSHPLKIEVLREGQRIPLTVTPSAEKTMVNGQSVEVGKIGISGPGRSIMRSSTPLLSLYDGLGATWGWTELTAIGLYKMIVGDISSKNIGGPLTIANISGEAAAQGASSVVFLIAILSINLGVLNLLPIPILDGGHLLFFLIEAILRKPLGERQREVAQQAGLVLLVGVMIFAFWNDLERIFLR
- a CDS encoding 1-deoxy-D-xylulose-5-phosphate reductoisomerase, with amino-acid sequence MKTIVILGSTGSIGTSTLDIVDRFPEEFRVAGLTAGSNDEKLEEQIRRYKPRVVALSNAAAAARLRQRCAGLPVEILDGQEGLIQVASAPEAELVISAIVGGAGLVPTLAAIRSGKQIALANKEPMVMAGKLMQDEARRHGVRIFPVDSEHSAIFQSLEGHRKEDVRRLILTASGGALWTLTKDELRDVTPERALQHPNWKMGAKITIDSATLMNKGLEVVEARWLFDIPESQIEVMIHRESIIHSLVEYEDRSMIAQLGLPDMRTPISYAMRYPGRLPLDLPSLDLTEIGKLTFCKPDHDRFPCLDLGFESLRIGGTMPATMNAANEVAVEAFLNGGVRFTDIVDIIRSTMSAHSPKEVDTLEEALEADRWAREKAESLVVALAR